TGGATTTTAGGTTATCATTCTAAAATCTAAACTGCGAGGCCGAAGATCGTGCCGATCCCAGCGGTGAGAGCCATGGCCAGAGCTCCCCAGAGACCGACCCTTGCGGCCCCTTTCCATACGTTGGCGCCACCCACACGGGCCGCGACAGCGCCAAGGATGCCGAGAAAAATGAGAGAAGCCAATGAAACAAAGGTGATCAAGTTTTTCTGAGGAGAGACGAGAACCAGGAGTAGGGGGAGCGCGGCACCGATCGAAAAAGCTCCGGCAGAGGCGAATGCCGCCTGAAGAGGGCGAGCCCGGAGAGGCCCCATAATTCCAAGTTCGTCGCGAGCATGACTTCCAAGGGCATCATGCTCCATCAACTGTTCGGAAACGCGGGCGGCGAGATCGGGGTCTAGGCCGCGCGAGATATAAATCTGGGCCAATTCCTCACGCTCAAACTCAACATTCGACTCCAGCTCAGCCTGTTCTTTGGCGAGATCCGCATTTTCTGTATCGGCTTGAGAACTCACAGACACATATTCTCCTGCCGCCATGGACATCGCACCGGCGGCAAGACCGGCAATCCCTGTCAGTAGAATACTTTGATGAGAAGAGTTTGCGGCGGCGACTCCGACAATAAGACTTGCCGTAGAAACGATTCCGTCGTTGGCGCCGAGGACCGCGGCGCGCAGCCAACCTATATGTTCGGAGCGGTGAGATTCTGGGAGCATCGGCGAGTTAGAGGTTTTCGATTTTGTGATCATTTTGGCGAGCCTATCTTAAATTTTTTAAACACGCATCCTTATAATAAATTGTGTTCGAAATCTCAAGACTGTCTCAAACTCGTCTCAAATTTGTCTCAAAACGGGAAGGGCTTCTGATCCTCTCTAGGGATCGTAAATTGTATGATAGTTTTAATAAACGCTGCAGATGACCGATAAGACTTTTATCTGTAACGTTTTTATGGGGGTAGCTTTGCAAAATTCACAAAAGAAACTATTATTTGGAATCACGATGACGTGTGCAACACTTGTGGCTCTCCTTGTGTTTCAAAACTGTGGGTCCAAGAAGTTCAATGGGAGTTCGTCGGAAGCCTCATTAGACGCGCCTTTGGATGAAAACGGGCAGCCTTACTGTCGCGAGGATCAAAGGCTCGTTTCTGGAATTTGCGTCAATTATAACTCAACGAAAGATTGCAATGCGACAGCCCTCGCTCGTTATCGTGCGGATGCCAAAACCAGCGACGATGCTAAGCTGACTTTTTCTTACTGCCATTTTTTAGGACGAATGCCAGAGAAAGAAGGGTATGACTTTTGGTTATCCTCTTTTTCGACGTACGGCCGTTCCTATCAGTTCGCGGGCCTGTTCGTAGGTGCAGGGATCAGTTGGGAAAAGTGTAAAAGTAAAAGTTCATCAAATCCCACATCACCGAATTCATGTAATGACAGTGCTTCGGTGGCTGTCGCCAACATGTACAATGTGGCTCTTAAGCGCAATGGAGCCTCTTCGGAGATTTCTTATTGGGTGAATCAGTGGCCCAATATTGGCTCGAACTTTCGCGAGCGAGCTGGAAACTTAGGGCTTAACTTTGCGAATTCTCCGGAATTTCAGAGTATGTACGGAGATGTGTTCTAGTTTGTTTAGAGATTAGAGGCTTTTTTTAAGGGGGACGTTTTGATTAAAAAAATCATTTTATTAATGGTTGTGTTGCCGGTCGGTGTTTCAATTTTCCAAAACTGCGGTCAGTTCAGTTCGAACAAAGGCTTTTCAAGCACTCAAGGCTTTGTCACGGATTACTCCCTTAACGAGATTGTACCAAACACGTCAATCCCGGTGGGTGTTCCGATGGCCAACAATAGTTGTGTGAACGGAAGCAAGTGGTTTACTGAGTTGGATACCAATGCATATACCGTCAACGAAAACGATCCCACCTGTTCTACTCAACAAGTTAAAGTGGTTTATGCTGTCGATGCCGAGTACGAATGTATTTTGGGTTCGGGTCAGCCCACTGGTCAAACTCGCCGCGGAAAGCGTCTGCGCACTTTAGGAGTGTGTTCAGTTCCCGTCAGTAATAACCCTGCACCCAAAGACTGTGTCGGTGCAAAACATAAAGAGATCATTCTTAAAGACATCGATCCTCAAAAACGCTCGGACAACTGCGGCGACGGTGGAGTGAGAGAAATTCTCGCACATCGCCAACAGCAGTATGTTTGTACGGATGGCGAATTGGTCCCCAACGGAAATATTATTGTTGTTAAAGAAGAGGTGATCAAGCAATGCGTGCAAGTTCCCCGCGATTGCCAGGGATTAGCGCACAACTCTCGCACCACGCTTTCGGTCGAGGATTTCCGCGAAACTCAAAAGTGTGCCAATGGCTCGGACAAAGTGGTCTTAAGATCGCAGACCGCCGAGTTCCAATGTATCAATGGTTCGATCATGAGGCTCACCAATAGCGAAAAATTAGGGGCTGTCCGTCAAACCATCACGCAATGTATGCCCGATCAACCGAAGCCAACGATGTGCGAAGGTGGGATTCTCCACGGAAATACGATTGAAAAAGATACGGATGGAGTTCAGTCTCAAGAGGCCTGCCTCAACGGACGCGGTAACTATCTATTTATTGATCTTTATAAGCAAACTTACCGCTGCGACAACAAGAAGCTGGTGAAGGTGGGATTACCTCGAAAAATTTCCCGAAAGAATTTAACCGAATGCGAAGACACTCCGGTGGATCCCGATGATATTTATGGAAACTGGAATGTCCAGTCGACAAACAACTTACCCAACCATCGTGGAAATTGGTCGACCTCCATTAACGCGGCGAAGCCCAACACACGTGTGAGCTATCAGCTTGCAGATTTAAAAATAGATAACATGACTCAAGCTGGGTTTAGCCGAGCGAAAATGGCTTTAGGTCAAACGGATAGTCAAGGCTCTCTCTATTGGGGAGGCTTTACTGCCGGTGGCTTTGATCAGAATGGACAGATGGTGCCTGGCTGTGGAATGGCACAGACGTGTGTCTTCACTTGGAATATCGAAGTCGAAGGCTATGCGCCAAAGCAGCTCACGGTGAGCGTGTTCCCATTGGCCTTTGAAGGGATGAGAGCGAATGGAGCGACGACCGGTACGGCGTCTTGGAGTATTTCAACTTCAAATAATGCATCTAACAACCGAGGAAAGTGGACCAATCGCATTTACAATGCGCGAGCCAACGCATCGGTTTATTTCACTCATACGCGTTTTCTGATTGATGGAAATCCTCAGCCCTTAGATTCCATGCGCTATCTTCA
This genomic window from Bdellovibrionales bacterium contains:
- a CDS encoding VIT family protein, which produces MLPESHRSEHIGWLRAAVLGANDGIVSTASLIVGVAAANSSHQSILLTGIAGLAAGAMSMAAGEYVSVSSQADTENADLAKEQAELESNVEFEREELAQIYISRGLDPDLAARVSEQLMEHDALGSHARDELGIMGPLRARPLQAAFASAGAFSIGAALPLLLVLVSPQKNLITFVSLASLIFLGILGAVAARVGGANVWKGAARVGLWGALAMALTAGIGTIFGLAV
- a CDS encoding DUF4214 domain-containing protein, whose product is MQNSQKKLLFGITMTCATLVALLVFQNCGSKKFNGSSSEASLDAPLDENGQPYCREDQRLVSGICVNYNSTKDCNATALARYRADAKTSDDAKLTFSYCHFLGRMPEKEGYDFWLSSFSTYGRSYQFAGLFVGAGISWEKCKSKSSSNPTSPNSCNDSASVAVANMYNVALKRNGASSEISYWVNQWPNIGSNFRERAGNLGLNFANSPEFQSMYGDVF